AGGGGCCAGTCAAAATAGAGTAACAAATATGGTACATTGCCACATTTAATATTAAGgatataatttttttatattcaacattatattataaatatatgagaaTATAACTAATTAAAGTCATTTATTTTTTACAAAAATATAAACACATTAAATGCAAAGAAATATTACAATATTCTTAGAAGTTATTCTCTGAACAAtagttatttttatttttagaaaGAATGTTGCATGTTATGAGTAATTTTAAATACATGTTATAGGTAACACAGTGGTAGTATTAGCAAAATTGTAGTAAAAAATTGCGTAATTATATTTAACCACATGTTGTCCCATAATATTGACATATTCACTGCCATAATTTGTGACATTTACTAAGAAAGAAGCATAACATAAATCTTACAAAATTTCAAATTTTtcatataaattttatttactaATTACCATTAATATTTCatattatgtctcattataTCAAAATAAATGTGAAACTTTGTTACAGTTTCTTACTATTATTAATTGTATGTATTTCATATGATTTGCAATGGTAGTGAATaagttaatataaaatattagtaAAATGCTCTGTTTTATTATATGTAATtgattttatataaaaatagaTTTAAACATAAGCTACATACAGTTATTCTCATTAATATGTGGATATCAATGTAATTGTCATTTTTACAAGtttcatatttttaatatacTTTTTTGTTCATTAAGGTTGCATCAAACACTGAAGTAATAATTTTCATATTAGAACCACCTATGTGAGATACAATAGAGATtttgattatttacaagaatgatACCTACTCATATATAAATACTCTTTATATGAAAATCACTATTTAATTTGATAACTCATAAATATATACAGTGCCCAAATACTTTTGCATCATATCACATACAATACATATTTTTTGCTTGCATAGTTACACAAaatataaaactcagaaatggaaATTAGATTGGTTTCAAATACTAAGAAGAGTAACTGTATATGTAActgtatataatattattgttCTGTACAACTCAAATGCAGAGCATAGTTTTTTAAATAGGTCTGTGTACAAATAAAGAGCTTTGTATTCCAAAACATAGTGGTTAAGGAGCAACTTGCTTATATGGAAGAATGAATGTACGTTTACATGTAGTGTTACATAAATTATCGTAATTATTCTATTGAATAACTGCACATCACATGTATTCTCTTATATATGTATTTACATAATTTAAGCAGCCAAATCTATAAAACCAAAGAGCTTATTTCTATTTGTTGAATTTGATAGTTCATTTATGTCATTTAATGCCTACATTTTTAATTACAaatgaaatatatttaaaaatgtttGAGACTATTATAATGCCTAAAGtttattacatttatataaATTGTATATTCTCTTTTCGTTTTTAAGCTTATAAATTTAATGATTTGATTATATTTTTTGACTTAAACATCATTGAAATAGAATAAATAGTAAGATCCGATATGCTGTTTCAAACTAATTTTATGTTTATCCATGTATTACATATTCCAAATAtaagaaataaaatagagtaaaagatgtaatataataatatgtataaatttagtggaaacaaataaaaattctctctctttctcactctctctctctctctctttctctctctctctctctctctctctctctctctctctctctcccttctatGATATTAAATAGTATAAATATGAAATGTTTTATCAtggataaatataaaattataaatttatcttttattaaaattttgtaCCAAGATTAATCAATTTTGATGTTTCATAAAATGGTAGTGGTATGtataatttaaaattaaatttcgtcTCCAAATATACATTTGGATACATACATTTCAGTTCAGATtaacattttaaatatttcttatAAAAAACGTGGAGATGTGTTTTCAATAATAATGGGAAAGATGGGAGAGTTATTGCAAACAGAAATAGATGAACAGTGATAGATTTGGAGCATAATAGTCTTTCTAAGGATGTTGAACAGTGCCAAAAGACAACTTGTCTCatcaaaaataaaatttaaaaatacTATATATTTTAGTATAAAATAATGAAAACAATTTATGTTAAGGCAGATTATTAAGTAgcatcatttttttttcttgtacACGATATGTATGTACCATGGAACTATGCATCGAATAGAATGTAACAATAATTATGTAATGAGTGTGCATTTCATTATACATGATACACAGTTAATACTTTTGTATTATTGCAAAGATAAAAACTTTCTTGTTATTAAATATACTAGTATATATTATATCACTTCTTTCATTTTCAAAGAGCTATATTAACTCTCAAATCTCCATAACTAACTTCTAATAACTTAaaagataaaataaaaaatattgtttAAATATCAATGCAATTTTTACAGCAAAGAACTTAAAAAGTGTTACTATTATTATACATTATGCTATTTACTGTACATTGCAAATATGATTTTATTGAACAGAAGAAATATATTTACTAAAAtgacaaaaggaattcaatctgtaattatttatcaaaataaCGTTGCATTatacattttaaatattaaatttatgaAAGTAATTATTGTATTATTGCAAAGAATCAGGAAAAAAAGTTGTAAATAAGTGTGACACAATGACAAATCAAGTATAAAAGGTTGACCGTGCAATTACTGAATATGGGATATAATGGGCTGCAAAACATTTTAACTTCTTGACTATCAtattgtataattatataaaaaataactttctttttctttttccctcTCTCCCTCATTTAATACTTTTATACaatctttttaattaaaatattgtgTTATTTGCCTTTTTATAGAGAGAAAATAAATAAGAAATATAATTGTGTAAGAAAACAAAAGATTTTCCTATCTGATAATAGTAAAAACATACATATCAGAAACAACTATAATGCAATTGGATTTTCTAAATTTATTAACAGTTCTTATATGTATAATTGATGGAAAAGTTTaatgtttaatatatttttcaaaatattaataaatttattttgtaCATTTTTTTGTTAAAGAAGAATACATGCTTAAAATTTTGCTAATTTTGAATGTtgttttaatgtttcatttgtGCATAAATAATTCTAGAACATGataactttattatttttccttATAATGATTTATATATAACGTATGAGACACATATagtaattaaaaagaaaaatattataatgtaaTACATTATGTATATTATTGGGGATGTACTTAATTAGGTAATAATTATTAGcttgatataatatccttttatTTAAAATGTATATTTCAATATCACACAGTCTTTAGAAGGCACATTTGTCCACAGCCAAAAATTATGGCATTCATACAACATTAATTATCTCTGTTCTAGTTTAAGTACTAGACAGTCTTGAGCAACAAGCGAGAATACTAATATTTATAATTGAACAACAAAAAAGGCTATGTACATGTGAAATACAATATTTAGTGAGAGGTTAATGTGTATTCAATGAAATCGAATTGTACTCTAGGTTTCGGGATACTCCAAATCATCGAGTCATTTTAACAtctttttttactttttgtTAAATTTTCTCACTACCAACATAAGAAAATAAACATGTAGATCTCGATGATTTACAAATATCTTATTCAATATATATTACAGTTAAGCATGATAATGTATATCAAGGAAAATTATGCATATCTAATACATTTTAGTATTTGAATTTTGCAGAGTGAAGAATTGTAAGTATTCTGCAAGATCGCATAAAAAATAAACATCAAgttgatatttttttaattgttatagAGGGACCATGTAAACAAATGTAAATTGTTATAATAGACAGTATGTATCACGAAAATGCAgaattttaatatatttatagATTGTATCATTTTTTAACGCGCGCGTGCATAAATGTGTGAGTGAgtgagaacgagagaaagagagagaaagagagagagagagaaagagagagagagagaaagagagagagagagagagagagagaaagagagagagagagagaaagagagagagagagagagagagagagagaaatgtctaatatttttttttatgtgtATATTCTAATACAAAAACTGGATACTGATAGAACCAACAAAATAATTAGCCTTGCGATACAGTTGATGAAATCACAAATTCTATTATAAGGTCTATTTTAATTGTAATAGAAGTAGATTTGCTATTAAATCAGCGACCTATTATAAAAAATGTGATACAAAGGGATCAAGCGGCAAGCTGGCGACGTCTACTCAATTCGTGATCTATTAGGACTGAGATATCAGGATGACGATGTAGGATCTTCGTGCAATAATGGATTGTTTGAGTTGGGTCCGCGCCAGCTTTTAACAACAACCTTACTGCATTAACAAAGCCACTTTCCGCGGCTACCTGAAGGGCGGTCAAACCTTCCGtgtttaatttctctaattgtgCAAGTGGCGATGTAACCAGCAAAGATACGGTTTGATGAAAACCTCTAGCGGAGGCTAGATGCAACGGTGTGTTACCACCAGCATCTTGTACACTAGGGTCTTCCCCGTGTTCCAACAGTTTCGCGACCATATCGGCATAATTTTTTCTGGAGGCAATGTGCAACGGAGTTTCACCATAACGTGACATTATATTGGCTGGGGTGTGTGGTATGAGTAAAAACGCAGTGTTTAAAGCACCGCACTCGAGGCACTCGTGTAAAGGAGTTTCTCCTCTATCGTTCTTCAGTGATGGATCCGCACCAGCAGCTAACAAAGTTTCGATTAACGATTCGATTTCAGTCCTATGGTTGTTATCTGTAAACAGACAATTCAGTTTTACCGAACTTATTCtacaaaataaaaatgtttttaaaCAATCAAATTTTATGCAttttatatacatatttgtTAATATGTAATTTTTGATAATAATAAAGCTACATAAATTTAatagtttatatatatataaaacccTGCAGTTTAGATTTATTGCAGCTTTTTCGTAAATATAAGCCTAAGAGTACTTTGATATTTATTATGTTGAATAGATACTTAAAGAAATATTTTAATAGATATTAATAACAGTATAAATATAAAACAGATGGTTTTTAGTAACAAAGTAAAGTAGCGTTTCGAGGACGTATTTTGAAATTTTTAATAGAATGATAAGTTGAATTATACCAAAAATAGTGGACGAGGCCAAAATATGGAGTGCGCTGCGGCCTTGATGATCCTTCGCGTTAACAGGACCAGCACGTGCCAATATATCGAGGGTCTTCAAAGCTGCCTCGAAGTTGTGATGCAGATTTTTCGATCCTTGTGCGTGAGCTAGCTGCCGCGTTAGTATGTGCAGCGCGGTCAAACCACCGCCAGCTTCTTTCACGCCCGACGGACAACCATATTTCAGGAGTTCTGCTACGAATTGCAATACGTTTCCTGGCCCTCCATTTAAAATCACTCTGTGAAGCGCCGTCTCACCGCGAGGGGAACGCACAGCTGGATCGCATCCGTTCGCAAGTAGTAAACTACAAAAGTAGGAAATGTCTTCATTTTTGTTTCGCATTGatgatcttttttttttcaacttcAAGCGACATTTTTGCTGGTAGAGACTAATAGGCAAAATTTACAGACACGTGAAATCACAAACTTATGAAAATAATTTCCATTTAAAAAAGTTTAAAATTTTTATGAACATTTAAAAAATGTTCCATTTAGAACTCCATATCTTCACGTAGAAGAtgagaattttttaatattattaagaACGAGTTAAAGAAACGGTATGCTTGACGTTTTCTCGTTTCGCGTGGAAATTATTTTTCTGAATGTGTGTATCTGTTCGGTAAGAGATAATCGCGTGAAATTCTTTCAAGAACCGTGCGGCTTTGCACATCTGGTAACAGTATGGCATGTAAGGTATAGGAAAGAGCCATGCAAGCAAGAACATTCTAACGAATATTTAGCGAGTTCAACGATAGGATTCGTTAACAATGATTCATGTCCACCTTGCCCGCAATAATTCCGATGTTTGGATATTTCTACGACGTCAGCATACTTTCCAGCTATAATTGGGCAGGCAAATTTAGAATACAGTAAAATCGATAAAATTAGATCGTTGTGTTTACGTTAGAGATACTTAAATTTTTTACAGCTCAAATGTATAATttcatacatatataatataacaTTTACATTTAGAGTAATAATGCGTACACGTTTAACGAGTAACTATAATGGTATTGAAATAAGAAGAAATAAACTAATTTGAAACAAATTTCTAGTCAAATTTCCTGAACTATTCTCAGATAATAGTTATCTAGACGTAATTTGTAATAATTCTGAAAATGTTTCTGAATTTATCTTCTAGAACGATTAAAAAACATTTTGTTTGCGCCGCTCGTATAGATAACGTTTCACTAAACTACCTCgtaattatattattaatacaTATGTGCATAGATTTAGTTAAAGGTCAAGTTAGCTCAAGAAGCAGAAGCATTTCTAAGGAAAGAGCTTTCGAAGGCGTGCAATCTTTTCCGAAACGCTGCGAAACTTAACTCTGGCCATATAACGTTGCCGAGCCGATAATTTGCGGGAGAAATTTCTTACCTGAGGATAGGCAAACAATGATTTGTAGCAGCGACCAGCAGGGGTGGATCACCTGAAACATTCCAATCCGGTTCGTCCAGGTTCTGTACAGAGTCACTCGCAAGAAGTGCCGCGACGCACTTGGCGTCTCCTGCACGTACGGCCTCGTGAAAATTCAATTCACTCTCCGGGTCGTACGTTTCCTCGGCGTCGTTTTGAAAAATCGGTGTCTCGTACGAGCCGTTGCAACTCTCGAAGCTGTTCGAAAAATTGCCCACCTCTGTAGCGATGCTCTCAATGGAGTTCTCCAATTCTTGTAACTTAAAGTTGTCTTTCGGTGAATACTCTGTTCCACGTGTTCCCGATACTGCATCCTGAGAACCGCACTCGGTGAGAAACGCATCGACTTTCATCGATACAATCAAACTTGCAGCCGAGTTCGATACACTCGGCTCGCAATCACCCGACGCATTGTTTTCGGTATCATTCGTGTCAATAATCGTGGCTTGATCATTGTCGGCGATAATCGAGGTATTTTCGTTCTCTTCGAGATGTTCACTGTCTTCGATTGATTTTTTATATTCCGTAGCATTTTCAACCTTCTGCTCGAGCAATTCCGATACATCGGCCGACACGCACGGTCTTAGTCTCTCCTGATTAACAGGAATTTCCTCTTGATCTTGACCACCTGTTGCAAGCTTCATTATTTCAGTGGATGTAAGCTCGTTGCTTTCTTCGCTGGTTGCCTGTTCTTTCCTCCCGTGCGTTGTTTTATTGACCATTGTGCTCGTCTTCTTCTCTACACTCTGTTCTTGGGTTATAGGATCGTTCGTGTAAGCGGCAGTCATCGTGATGATTGTTGCTCGCCTTTTAATTGAACCTGATTTCCTGGTAATTGGCTCGTCGCCTTTTAACAAAAGGGTAATCTCTCACACCGTGGTCTACTTTAGCGAAGTCATTGCTATTTcgcttccttttttcttcttctttagtACACCTGCTTGTTCATTGCTGTCTCGATACGGTAGAATTGTCAGTCATACGATCAAGATATCGGTAGGCACGAATTATAAATGTCTGTACGTGAATACGAGCGTAAAAGCGACTCGTAAAACGGACCGACGAATCACGAATACGTGACTGAAAACCAAATGAACCTGCTTGCGAAGCGTCGCTACAGATCTCTCTGTTTCCCCTCTCTTCTTTCTTAATTTCCCCACCTTTACTCCTTACCCCACTTCTCGAAACTCTCCTGCGGTGCATCCAAGGAATTTATTGTAGGTCTATACCCCTCGTAGAAATTGGATCAACGTTCCTTTTTATTTTAAATGCCCGATGCATCACAAGCGAACAGATTGGAATAATACGTGTTTCTCGTTTctgtatttttctttttctttttttattatattaacTAATTGCA
The window above is part of the Xylocopa sonorina isolate GNS202 chromosome 3, iyXylSono1_principal, whole genome shotgun sequence genome. Proteins encoded here:
- the LOC143433551 gene encoding uncharacterized protein LOC143433551, encoding MTAAYTNDPITQEQSVEKKTSTMVNKTTHGRKEQATSEESNELTSTEIMKLATGGQDQEEIPVNQERLRPCVSADVSELLEQKVENATEYKKSIEDSEHLEENENTSIIADNDQATIIDTNDTENNASGDCEPSVSNSAASLIVSMKVDAFLTECGSQDAVSGTRGTEYSPKDNFKLQELENSIESIATEVGNFSNSFESCNGSYETPIFQNDAEETYDPESELNFHEAVRAGDAKCVAALLASDSVQNLDEPDWNVSGDPPLLVAATNHCLPILSLLLANGCDPAVRSPRGETALHRVILNGGPGNVLQFVAELLKYGCPSGVKEAGGGLTALHILTRQLAHAQGSKNLHHNFEAALKTLDILARAGPVNAKDHQGRSALHILASSTIFDNNHRTEIESLIETLLAAGADPSLKNDRGETPLHECLECGALNTAFLLIPHTPANIMSRYGETPLHIASRKNYADMVAKLLEHGEDPSVQDAGGNTPLHLASARGFHQTVSLLVTSPLAQLEKLNTEGLTALQVAAESGFVNAVRLLLKAGADPTQTIHYCTKILHRHPDISVLIDHELSRRRQLAA